In Nocardia sp. NBC_00403, one DNA window encodes the following:
- a CDS encoding DUF6390 family protein encodes MDARGTDMFARYTYAPNRLGYCGPAEAAALRGGSGAEIRAVATRFSGVWPYLQVMSRLTGIDDPLDHRLVESYWHGGGIGAQLDAGAFMTELLSVIGPVAGAYWAHLTPELAVEAAANHCFHVFGVYPWSRLLGRGMDEHPVSVLDNCRINWGTVVSRDRTGVALRCRTLAWNGQTLELSMPSILRADIWSDGYSSVPDVEVGDEVGVHWGRLCGRLTPEQARDLAASTAHQLKVTNLRLAESARGKQSTENS; translated from the coding sequence ATGGACGCACGTGGTACGGACATGTTCGCGCGATACACCTACGCGCCCAACCGGCTCGGCTATTGTGGCCCTGCGGAGGCGGCGGCATTGCGCGGCGGCTCCGGCGCCGAGATTCGGGCGGTCGCCACCCGCTTTTCCGGTGTGTGGCCCTACCTACAGGTGATGTCCCGGCTGACCGGGATCGACGATCCGCTGGACCATCGCCTTGTCGAATCCTACTGGCATGGTGGCGGAATCGGCGCTCAGCTCGACGCAGGGGCCTTCATGACCGAGCTGCTTTCGGTGATCGGTCCGGTGGCAGGAGCCTACTGGGCGCACCTCACCCCGGAACTGGCCGTGGAAGCCGCCGCCAACCACTGTTTCCATGTGTTCGGTGTGTACCCGTGGTCGCGACTGTTGGGCAGGGGGATGGACGAGCATCCGGTGAGCGTCCTCGACAATTGCCGGATCAATTGGGGAACAGTCGTTTCCCGTGACCGAACCGGCGTCGCCTTGCGATGTCGAACTCTGGCGTGGAATGGGCAGACGCTCGAGCTGTCCATGCCGTCGATATTGCGCGCGGACATCTGGTCCGATGGATACAGCTCGGTGCCGGACGTCGAGGTCGGCGACGAGGTCGGCGTGCACTGGGGTCGCCTGTGCGGTCGCCTCACCCCGGAACAGGCTCGAGACCTGGCAGCCAGTACCGCCCACCAGCTGAAGGTAACCAACCTTCGGCTCGCCGAGTCGGCTCGGGGGAAACAATCAACGGAAAACTCCTGA
- a CDS encoding serine hydrolase, protein MSTSSGSLVMVAEDMESVTTVGNEDDPADAGLTRGEVESLWESVRGWYRLGTTPAIQVCLRRNEKVVLNRAIGHGWGNAPADGPGAAKVLVTPETPFCGFSTAKGVSAALMFMLIEQGAFALNDRVCQYIPEFAANGKATITIGDVLSHSAGVPFVTAPYKGMEMVVDEELAVRGLADLVPSWPPGRFRVYHALTSGLIQRLLVQRATGKRMREHLAEQVLDPLGFRWTNFGVSPEDVDKVVPSVKTGPRASRVSTFLARKALGGRLDGSVSDAATRALLTAELPSGNLVTTAYELSRFYEILTRGGELDGIRIIEPDTLRQAVQPANRMPGVAGAVSRAGFELGGRRSKFGRNTESHFGRSGLTTQYGWADPARGLSGAILTSGKATTDTKRPWQLCAQISRTIGRLDTADRVFSL, encoded by the coding sequence ATGAGTACATCGTCTGGCTCGTTGGTGATGGTGGCCGAGGATATGGAATCGGTGACGACGGTCGGGAACGAGGACGATCCGGCCGACGCCGGGCTGACTCGTGGTGAGGTCGAGTCGCTGTGGGAGTCGGTGCGGGGGTGGTACCGACTGGGAACCACTCCCGCGATCCAGGTGTGTCTGCGACGCAACGAGAAGGTCGTGTTGAACCGAGCCATCGGACACGGCTGGGGGAACGCGCCCGCAGACGGGCCCGGCGCGGCGAAAGTGCTGGTCACGCCGGAAACACCGTTCTGCGGATTCTCCACAGCGAAGGGCGTGTCGGCCGCACTGATGTTCATGCTCATCGAGCAGGGCGCGTTCGCGTTGAACGATCGTGTGTGTCAGTACATTCCGGAGTTCGCCGCCAACGGCAAGGCGACCATCACCATCGGAGACGTCCTGTCCCATTCGGCGGGCGTCCCCTTTGTCACGGCGCCGTACAAGGGCATGGAAATGGTGGTCGACGAGGAGTTGGCGGTGCGGGGACTGGCCGATCTCGTCCCGAGCTGGCCGCCGGGGCGGTTCCGGGTCTATCACGCGTTGACCAGTGGGCTCATCCAACGGCTGCTGGTCCAGCGGGCGACAGGAAAACGGATGCGTGAGCATCTGGCCGAACAGGTGCTCGATCCGCTCGGGTTCCGGTGGACGAACTTCGGTGTGTCCCCGGAGGATGTCGACAAGGTGGTTCCCAGCGTGAAGACCGGGCCGCGAGCGTCTCGGGTGTCGACCTTCCTGGCGCGTAAAGCGCTCGGCGGCCGGCTGGACGGTTCGGTATCCGATGCCGCGACCCGGGCGCTCCTCACCGCCGAGCTCCCTTCGGGCAATCTCGTCACCACGGCGTACGAGCTGTCGCGGTTCTATGAAATCCTCACGCGCGGTGGCGAACTGGATGGCATCAGGATCATCGAACCGGACACGCTACGGCAGGCGGTGCAACCGGCGAATCGGATGCCGGGTGTGGCCGGGGCGGTGAGCCGAGCGGGCTTCGAACTGGGTGGGCGGCGGTCGAAGTTCGGCCGCAACACCGAATCTCATTTCGGGCGTAGCGGATTGACGACCCAATACGGTTGGGCCGATCCGGCCCGCGGGCTGTCCGGGGCGATTCTGACCAGTGGCAAGGCGACCACCGATACCAAGCGGCCGTGGCAGCTGTGCGCGCAGATCTCCCGCACCATCGGTCGTCTGGACACCGCTGACCGAGTGTTCAGCCTCTGA
- a CDS encoding GlxA family transcriptional regulator yields MHTVAVLVLDKVIPFDLSTPIEVFTRIRLPDGRTPYRVRVCGATQTVDAGAFTLQPRCGMEALTSADTIILPGCSDPTAPIPPEVIDALKLAAHNGTRIASICSGAFILAATGLLDGHRATTHWLAAEELAARYPLIEVDPNVLYVDNGHILTSAGASAGIDLCLHLIRRDHGSAVAADAARLSVMPLEREGGQAQYIVRDNPPAPRGSVLEPVLHWMEDNAARELTLDDIALRAGMSTRSLNRHFREQTGTTPLQWLHRTRVRHAQYLLEATTHPVDRIASQVGFGSPTAFRDRFKRIVGTSPNAYRSAFHNAEKA; encoded by the coding sequence ATGCATACCGTCGCCGTCCTGGTACTGGACAAGGTGATCCCCTTCGACCTGTCCACACCGATCGAGGTGTTCACCCGCATCCGGCTGCCCGACGGACGCACGCCCTACCGGGTCCGCGTCTGCGGTGCGACGCAGACGGTCGACGCGGGCGCGTTCACTCTCCAGCCGCGCTGCGGCATGGAAGCGCTGACCAGCGCCGACACGATCATCCTGCCGGGCTGCTCCGACCCGACCGCCCCGATACCGCCCGAGGTCATCGACGCGCTGAAACTGGCGGCGCACAACGGAACCCGCATCGCCTCGATCTGCTCGGGCGCGTTCATTCTCGCCGCCACCGGGCTGCTCGACGGACATCGCGCCACCACACACTGGCTCGCCGCCGAAGAACTCGCCGCACGCTATCCGCTGATCGAGGTCGATCCGAATGTGCTCTACGTGGACAACGGCCACATCCTGACCTCGGCGGGCGCCTCGGCCGGAATCGACCTGTGTCTGCACCTGATTCGCCGCGATCACGGCTCCGCGGTGGCCGCCGACGCGGCACGTCTTTCGGTCATGCCGCTGGAACGTGAAGGCGGACAAGCCCAATACATCGTCCGGGACAACCCGCCCGCACCGCGCGGCTCGGTTCTGGAACCGGTGTTGCACTGGATGGAAGACAACGCGGCGCGCGAACTCACCCTCGACGACATCGCCCTCCGCGCAGGTATGAGCACCCGCAGCCTCAACCGCCACTTCCGCGAACAGACCGGCACCACACCGTTGCAGTGGCTGCACCGCACGCGCGTCCGCCATGCCCAATACCTGCTGGAGGCCACCACACACCCGGTCGACCGGATCGCGAGCCAGGTCGGGTTCGGCTCGCCGACGGCCTTTCGTGACCGCTTCAAGCGCATAGTCGGCACCAGTCCGAACGCTTACCGGTCAGCGTTCCACAACGCCGAAAAGGCGTGA
- a CDS encoding pyridoxal phosphate-dependent decarboxylase family protein produces the protein MDQKLADDLAELPALLEIVRHAAEQVLTGIAERPVALPQDPVPAAPLPERGFGLRQALSEFQHRWEPNFSGSAGPRYLGFVTGGATPASIAGDWLTSTFDQNVMSGGDSTAIDLEQETVGWIGQLFGLTQHTGAFVSGATTSNLVGLAIAREWLGEQLGVSVATAGVGALGPVHVLSGSPHSSVTKSLSMLGIGRDRLQRIPTLPDREAVDVDQLAAALAALDGRPAIVVANAGTVNTVDFDDLRAIAALRERFPFWLHVDGAFGAFAALSPQHAHLVDGLAEADSVCVDLHKWLNVPYDAAVQFTRRRDLQARAFQNSGAAYLGAPTEEPEFGDLVPENSRRLRALPAWFTLSAYGRDGHREIVQRNISCAGRLGDQLAATGVIRLLAPVRLNVVCFTLADQPTTERVHALAEAIAASGKAFVTPTVYDGQPGLRAAVSNWRTTDSDIDRVCDAITAAARRLP, from the coding sequence GTGGACCAGAAACTTGCCGACGATCTCGCAGAGCTGCCCGCGCTGCTCGAAATAGTCCGCCATGCTGCCGAACAGGTGTTGACCGGAATCGCCGAACGTCCGGTGGCGCTGCCGCAGGATCCGGTTCCGGCGGCACCCCTGCCGGAACGGGGATTCGGTCTGCGCCAGGCGCTTTCGGAGTTCCAGCACCGTTGGGAACCGAACTTCTCCGGTAGCGCGGGCCCGCGCTACCTCGGCTTCGTCACCGGTGGCGCGACGCCTGCGTCGATCGCAGGCGACTGGCTGACCAGCACATTCGACCAGAATGTCATGTCCGGCGGTGATTCCACGGCGATCGATCTGGAGCAGGAGACCGTCGGCTGGATCGGGCAGCTCTTCGGCTTGACGCAGCACACCGGCGCATTCGTGAGCGGAGCGACCACCTCGAACCTGGTCGGGTTGGCGATCGCGCGGGAATGGCTCGGCGAACAACTCGGGGTTTCCGTGGCCACGGCCGGGGTTGGCGCGCTCGGGCCCGTCCATGTGTTGTCCGGGTCGCCGCACTCGAGCGTCACCAAGTCGTTGTCGATGCTCGGCATCGGCCGCGACCGGCTCCAGCGGATACCCACGCTGCCGGATCGGGAAGCCGTCGATGTGGACCAACTCGCCGCGGCACTCGCCGCATTGGACGGTCGACCCGCCATCGTGGTCGCCAACGCCGGAACCGTGAATACCGTCGACTTCGACGATCTGCGTGCCATTGCGGCATTGCGCGAACGATTTCCTTTCTGGCTGCACGTCGATGGCGCTTTCGGAGCGTTCGCCGCGCTTTCGCCGCAGCATGCGCATCTGGTCGACGGTCTCGCCGAGGCCGATTCGGTGTGCGTCGATCTACACAAATGGCTCAACGTGCCCTACGACGCCGCGGTCCAGTTCACCCGGCGCCGCGACCTGCAGGCCAGGGCCTTCCAGAACTCCGGCGCCGCATACCTCGGCGCACCGACCGAAGAACCGGAATTCGGGGATCTGGTACCGGAGAACTCGCGGCGACTGCGTGCGCTCCCCGCATGGTTCACCCTGTCGGCCTACGGCCGCGACGGACACCGAGAGATCGTGCAGCGCAACATCTCCTGCGCAGGCCGCCTCGGCGATCAGCTCGCCGCGACCGGCGTGATCCGGCTACTCGCCCCGGTCCGTCTCAACGTCGTCTGCTTCACTCTCGCCGACCAGCCCACCACCGAACGGGTGCACGCACTGGCCGAGGCGATTGCCGCGAGCGGGAAAGCGTTCGTCACCCCGACGGTGTACGACGGGCAACCTGGCCTGCGCGCCGCCGTGAGTAATTGGCGCACCACCGACTCCGACATAGACCGGGTGTGTGATGCCATCACCGCCGCGGCCCGCAGGCTCCCCTAG
- a CDS encoding CHAP domain-containing protein — protein sequence MTTEEADIRLDVHIPTAPTDFIVAFLDTIEEKIHDIVLTLATGKPAERTDLKDEFRNAHLLREGTPDGTKPGSMMVDDYQTKVGEVLKIKSKLHADNEKVNSSSFATFSTSNDTFDGIEQEVGRLNDIIDAAPPPSNDVTIFRARDMSLVDSAFQTLGKIYDRAAAADKQIQKFADNIRRSTPSAGPNFSPYAAGVGGGPTAIPRPHSNGEYVAATPRDRVDVAIKAAWGELARGVSETNGNNHVDAPYNIDDAWCASFATWAWQQAGIDPGWDNKNYVPAIWAEAAGGPKGISQGHISTATAGDLLIWGDQGHIGLVVARNGNMITTIEGNSGDQVSEHTYDITKGGFAGVVHPPPGSRSPGVGSLQQTAP from the coding sequence ATGACCACCGAGGAAGCCGATATTCGGCTCGATGTGCACATCCCCACGGCTCCGACCGATTTCATCGTCGCGTTTCTCGATACGATCGAGGAGAAGATCCACGATATCGTCCTCACGCTCGCCACAGGCAAACCCGCCGAGCGAACGGATCTCAAGGACGAATTTCGTAATGCGCACCTACTCCGTGAAGGCACACCCGACGGCACCAAGCCTGGGTCCATGATGGTGGACGACTATCAAACGAAGGTCGGCGAAGTTCTCAAAATCAAGTCCAAGCTGCATGCCGACAACGAAAAGGTCAACAGCTCCTCATTTGCCACCTTCAGCACGTCGAATGACACCTTCGATGGCATCGAGCAGGAAGTTGGTCGGCTCAACGACATCATCGACGCAGCCCCCCCACCGAGCAATGACGTGACGATCTTTCGCGCTAGGGATATGAGTTTGGTCGACTCCGCATTCCAGACCCTTGGCAAGATATACGACAGGGCCGCGGCGGCCGACAAGCAGATTCAGAAATTTGCGGATAACATTCGCCGTTCGACGCCCTCCGCCGGGCCCAACTTTTCCCCCTACGCAGCGGGCGTTGGCGGGGGCCCAACCGCTATCCCCCGGCCACACAGCAACGGTGAGTACGTGGCTGCCACTCCACGGGACAGGGTCGACGTGGCAATCAAAGCCGCATGGGGCGAACTCGCCAGGGGCGTCAGCGAAACCAATGGCAACAACCACGTCGACGCGCCGTACAACATCGACGACGCGTGGTGCGCGTCATTCGCGACCTGGGCGTGGCAGCAGGCAGGCATCGACCCCGGCTGGGACAACAAGAACTACGTGCCTGCCATCTGGGCCGAGGCTGCGGGTGGCCCTAAGGGCATAAGCCAAGGCCACATATCGACCGCCACCGCGGGCGACCTCCTCATCTGGGGCGACCAAGGCCACATCGGCCTCGTGGTCGCCCGTAACGGCAACATGATCACCACGATCGAAGGCAACTCCGGCGACCAGGTGTCCGAACATACCTACGACATCACGAAAGGGGGCTTCGCGGGTGTCGTCCATCCGCCCCCCGGTTCCAGGTCTCCAGGTGTGGGAAGTCTGCAGCAAACCGCTCCGTGA
- the hypD gene encoding hydrogenase formation protein HypD produces the protein MKYLDEFSNPELAKKLLDKIRGATTQRWAIMEVCGGQTHSIIRHGIDQLLPDQIEMIHGPGCPVCVTPLEVIDKALAIAARPGVIFCSFGDMLRVPGSKKDLFHVKSEGGDVRVVYSPLDALNIARENPDRQVVFFGIGFETTAPANAMTVYQAKRLGIENFSLLVSHVLVPPAIAAIMESPSCRVQGFLAAGHVCSVMGTEEYPPLAEKYRVPMVVTGFEPLDILEGIRRTVIQLEEGRHELENAYPRAVMAQGNTAAKAMLRDVFDVTDRAWRGIGVIPQSGWRLSERYRDYDAEQRFSVGDLHTAESSICRSGEVLQGLIKPHECAAFGKECTPRNPLGATMVSSEGACAAYYLYRRLDQPAEVAHA, from the coding sequence ATGAAGTATCTCGACGAGTTCAGCAATCCGGAGCTGGCCAAGAAGCTGCTCGACAAGATCCGCGGGGCCACCACACAACGCTGGGCCATTATGGAAGTCTGCGGCGGCCAAACCCATTCGATCATCCGGCACGGCATCGACCAGCTGCTTCCCGATCAGATCGAGATGATCCACGGACCGGGCTGCCCGGTCTGTGTGACCCCGCTCGAGGTGATCGATAAGGCATTGGCTATCGCCGCACGACCCGGTGTGATCTTCTGTTCGTTCGGTGACATGCTGCGCGTGCCCGGCAGCAAGAAGGACCTCTTCCACGTCAAGAGCGAGGGCGGCGACGTCCGAGTGGTCTATTCACCGCTGGACGCGCTCAATATCGCCAGGGAGAACCCGGATCGCCAGGTGGTGTTCTTCGGTATCGGATTCGAGACAACCGCGCCTGCCAACGCCATGACCGTCTATCAGGCAAAGCGGCTCGGCATCGAGAACTTCTCGCTGCTCGTCTCGCATGTGCTGGTGCCACCCGCGATCGCCGCGATCATGGAGTCACCGAGCTGCCGAGTGCAGGGGTTCCTCGCGGCCGGGCACGTGTGCAGCGTGATGGGCACCGAGGAATATCCGCCGCTCGCCGAGAAGTATCGGGTGCCGATGGTCGTCACCGGCTTCGAGCCGCTCGACATCCTGGAGGGCATCCGCCGCACCGTGATTCAGCTCGAGGAAGGCAGACACGAGTTGGAGAACGCGTATCCCCGCGCGGTGATGGCCCAGGGCAATACCGCCGCGAAAGCGATGCTGCGGGATGTCTTCGACGTCACCGACCGTGCCTGGCGTGGCATCGGGGTGATACCGCAGAGCGGGTGGCGGCTCTCGGAGCGATACCGCGACTACGACGCCGAGCAGCGGTTCTCGGTGGGCGATCTGCACACTGCGGAATCGTCGATCTGCCGCTCCGGTGAGGTGCTGCAGGGTCTTATCAAACCGCACGAGTGCGCCGCATTCGGCAAGGAGTGCACACCGCGAAACCCGTTGGGCGCCACCATGGTGTCGTCAGAGGGCGCGTGCGCGGCCTACTACCTCTACCGGCGCCTCGATCAACCCGCGGAGGTGGCTCATGCCTGA
- a CDS encoding HoxN/HupN/NixA family nickel/cobalt transporter, producing the protein MESRQRVGIVGMVATILTLHIVGWATLFFLVVPNNYVVEGTVFGVGLGVTAYTLGMRHAFDADHIAAIDNTTRKLVADRQQPLSVGFWFSLGHSTIVFVLVALLALGMKALAANIQNENSDLQQWTGVFGTVVSGTFLILIGLLNSASLIGIWRVYRTMRRGSYDETQLEAQLESRGALNRLFAPMTRAVRTPWQMYPVGMLFGLGFDTVTEVSLLVIAGGAAATDLPWYSILVLPVLFSAGMSLFDALDGTFMNFAYGWAFARPIRKIYYNIVVTGLSVAVALLIGAQEVISILTEKLDVTTGPLAWVGNLDLGAMGFIIVGLFALTWIAAFAVWRIGDVEHRWQADLAGKPQG; encoded by the coding sequence TTGGAATCTCGGCAACGGGTCGGCATTGTCGGAATGGTCGCCACCATCCTCACCCTGCACATCGTCGGCTGGGCCACGCTGTTCTTCCTTGTCGTCCCGAACAACTATGTTGTAGAGGGCACGGTATTCGGTGTCGGGCTGGGGGTCACCGCATACACCCTCGGCATGCGGCACGCCTTCGATGCCGACCACATTGCCGCGATCGACAACACCACTCGAAAGCTGGTGGCCGATAGGCAGCAGCCGCTGTCGGTGGGATTCTGGTTCTCGCTCGGGCATTCCACGATCGTGTTCGTTCTCGTGGCGCTGCTCGCGCTGGGTATGAAAGCGCTGGCCGCCAATATCCAGAACGAGAACTCCGACCTGCAACAGTGGACCGGCGTGTTCGGCACCGTCGTCTCGGGCACCTTCCTGATCCTTATCGGGCTCCTGAATTCAGCATCGTTGATCGGGATCTGGCGCGTCTACCGCACTATGCGCCGGGGTAGTTACGACGAGACACAGCTCGAAGCGCAACTGGAATCCAGGGGCGCACTGAATCGGCTCTTCGCACCGATGACGCGTGCGGTGCGCACGCCGTGGCAGATGTATCCGGTCGGGATGCTCTTCGGCCTCGGCTTCGACACGGTCACCGAGGTGAGTCTGCTGGTGATCGCGGGCGGGGCCGCGGCGACAGATCTGCCGTGGTACTCGATTCTGGTTCTGCCCGTGCTCTTTTCGGCGGGTATGTCGCTGTTCGACGCCTTGGACGGGACCTTCATGAACTTTGCCTACGGCTGGGCGTTCGCCAGGCCGATCCGCAAGATCTACTACAACATTGTCGTGACGGGACTGTCGGTGGCGGTCGCCTTGCTGATCGGTGCACAGGAGGTGATTTCGATTCTCACCGAGAAGCTCGATGTCACCACGGGCCCGCTGGCCTGGGTTGGGAACCTCGATCTCGGTGCGATGGGTTTCATCATCGTCGGACTGTTCGCGCTCACCTGGATCGCGGCCTTTGCGGTGTGGCGCATCGGCGATGTCGAGCATCGCTGGCAGGCCGACCTGGCAGGGAAGCCGCAGGGGTGA
- the hypE gene encoding hydrogenase expression/formation protein HypE — MPDQIGMPSPAPTIDMESWVCPMPLRDSPNIVMGHGGGGAMSGELIEHLFLPAFGSAAEAGMGDSAVITLGGARLAFSTDSFVVKPLVFPGGSIGDLAVNGTVNDLAMAGARPMVLSTAFILEEGTALADIAHIAKALGTAALAAGVTLVTGDTKVVDAGHGDGIFINTAGIGIVDEGVDIRPQRAAPGDVVLVSGDIGVHGVAVMSCREGLEFGTTVVSDTAPLNGLVAAMLATGADVHVLRDPTRGGVAATLNEIASVAKVGVSLDERNLPVPAEVRDACGLLGLDPMYVANEGKLIAFVAPQDADRVLAAMRDHPLGARAEAIGVCVAEHPGMVVARTALGGTRVVALPAGEQLPRIC, encoded by the coding sequence ATGCCTGATCAGATCGGAATGCCCTCGCCGGCTCCGACGATCGACATGGAGAGCTGGGTGTGCCCGATGCCCCTGCGGGACTCACCGAATATTGTGATGGGGCACGGCGGCGGCGGCGCGATGTCGGGCGAGTTGATCGAGCATCTCTTCCTGCCCGCGTTCGGGTCCGCCGCCGAGGCAGGCATGGGCGACTCCGCGGTGATCACGCTCGGCGGCGCTCGGCTGGCCTTCTCGACGGATTCGTTCGTGGTGAAGCCACTGGTGTTTCCCGGCGGTTCGATCGGCGACCTCGCCGTCAACGGCACCGTCAACGACCTGGCGATGGCTGGTGCGCGGCCGATGGTGCTCTCGACCGCGTTCATCCTCGAGGAGGGCACCGCGCTTGCCGATATCGCGCACATCGCCAAGGCATTGGGCACAGCGGCGCTCGCTGCCGGGGTCACGCTCGTCACCGGTGACACCAAGGTGGTCGATGCCGGGCACGGCGACGGCATCTTCATCAATACCGCGGGGATCGGCATCGTCGACGAGGGCGTCGATATCCGTCCGCAGCGCGCCGCGCCGGGCGATGTCGTGCTCGTCAGCGGTGACATCGGTGTGCACGGGGTTGCGGTGATGAGTTGTCGCGAAGGGCTCGAATTCGGGACCACCGTGGTCAGTGACACCGCGCCGCTCAACGGTTTGGTCGCGGCGATGCTCGCGACCGGAGCGGATGTGCACGTGCTGCGCGACCCCACCCGCGGTGGTGTGGCGGCGACGCTCAACGAGATCGCGAGCGTGGCGAAAGTCGGTGTCTCACTGGACGAACGGAATCTTCCCGTGCCCGCCGAGGTGCGCGATGCTTGCGGCCTACTCGGATTGGACCCGATGTACGTCGCCAACGAGGGCAAGCTGATCGCCTTCGTCGCACCACAGGACGCGGATCGAGTGCTGGCCGCGATGCGCGATCATCCGCTCGGCGCGCGGGCGGAGGCGATCGGGGTGTGTGTCGCGGAGCATCCGGGCATGGTGGTCGCGCGTACCGCATTGGGTGGAACCAGGGTGGTCGCCCTGCCGGCCGGAGAGCAGCTGCCGCGGATTTGTTGA
- a CDS encoding HypC/HybG/HupF family hydrogenase formation chaperone, with translation MCLAVPGKVLSLEERDGTLMSVVDFGGVHKDVCLQYIPDAAVGDYVVVHVGFAIQRLDEESALRTLAEFEHLGVLNEEFGDGFALAARQAGLADPTAEEAEPTKPQHDTEVAP, from the coding sequence ATGTGCCTGGCAGTCCCAGGAAAGGTGCTCAGCCTCGAGGAGCGCGACGGCACGCTGATGTCCGTCGTCGACTTCGGCGGCGTGCACAAAGATGTGTGCCTGCAATACATCCCGGACGCGGCTGTCGGTGACTACGTGGTCGTCCACGTCGGCTTCGCCATCCAGCGTCTCGACGAGGAGTCCGCGCTGCGGACCTTGGCCGAATTCGAGCACCTCGGCGTGCTGAACGAGGAATTCGGCGACGGTTTCGCGCTGGCAGCCAGACAAGCCGGTCTCGCCGACCCCACGGCCGAAGAGGCCGAACCAACAAAGCCGCAACACGACACAGAGGTGGCGCCATGA
- a CDS encoding YggT family protein translates to MTLIGTLIGYALTVFVLLLLARMVLDWVGMVADAPSWTNRARTLTHTWTEPVIAPVRRVLRPVRAGGLSIDLAFTAVFVVALILRTIAFSL, encoded by the coding sequence ATGACCCTCATCGGAACGCTGATCGGGTACGCGTTGACGGTGTTCGTGCTCCTGCTGCTCGCCAGGATGGTGCTGGACTGGGTGGGGATGGTTGCCGATGCGCCATCGTGGACGAACCGCGCTCGCACGCTGACCCATACCTGGACCGAACCGGTGATCGCACCGGTGCGCCGGGTGCTGCGACCGGTGCGAGCGGGCGGGCTGTCGATCGACCTGGCGTTCACGGCAGTGTTCGTCGTTGCGCTGATTCTGCGCACGATCGCCTTCAGCCTGTAG